The following coding sequences are from one Lolium rigidum isolate FL_2022 chromosome 6, APGP_CSIRO_Lrig_0.1, whole genome shotgun sequence window:
- the LOC124660812 gene encoding dehydration-responsive element-binding protein 2A-like has translation MDPADGKRGGGADCSAPERKKKVRRRSTGPDSVSEIIKKWKEQNQKLQEENGARKAPAKGSKKGCMAGKGGPENSNCKYRGVRQRTWGKWVAEIREPNRGNRLWLGSFPTAVEAAHAYDEAARAMYGATARVNFSERSPDANSGCTSAPPVLMSNGPTAVSHPADGKDESESPPSLTSDAKDEPESAGTVVHEVKTEASNDSTSVREERKNVEVFQPKGKALRKEEKVSYDYFNVEEVLDMIIVELSADRKMEVHEEYQDGDDGFSLFSY, from the exons ATGGACCCCGCGGATGGCAAGCGAGGAGGTGGAGCAGATTGCTCCGCGCCGGAGAG GAAGAAGAAAGTGCGGAGGAGAAGCACCGGCCCCGACTCGGTGTCTGAAATCATCAAGAAGTGGAAGGAGCAGAACCAGAAGCTCCAGGAGGAGAACGGAGCCCGGAAAGCGCCGGCCAAGGGCTCGAAGAAAGGCTGCATGGCAGGGAAAGGAGGTCCGGAGAATTCAAATTGCAAGTACCGCGGCGTGAGGCAGCGGACGTGGGGCAAATGGGTGGCTGAGATCCGCGAGCCCAACCGTGGCAACCGGCTGTGGCTTGGATCGTTCCCTACTGCGGTGGAAGCTGCACACGCGTACGACGAGGCGGCAAGGGCGATGTATGGCGCCACGGCACGTGTCAACTTCTCGGAGCGTTCACCGGATGCTAACTCTGGCTGCACATCGGCGCCTCCAGTGCTGATGTCTAACGGGCCAACTGCTGTGTCACATCCGGCCGATGGGAAGGACGAATCGGAATCTCCTCCTTCTCTTACGTCAGACGCGAAGGATGAGCCTGAATCTGCAGGGACTGTGGTGCATGAGGTCAAAACAGAAGCGAGCAACGACTCGACAAGTGTCCGTGAGGAGCGCAAGAATGTGGAAGTATTCCAACCAAAAGGGAAAGCTTTACGTAAAGAAGAGAAAGTAAGTTACGATTACTTCAATGTCGAAGAAGTTCTCGACATGATAATTGTGGAATTGAGTGCTGATAGAAAAATGGAAGTGCATGAAGAGTACCAAGATGGCGATGATGGGTTTAGTCTTTTCTCATATTAG